The following are from one region of the Paramagnetospirillum magnetotacticum MS-1 genome:
- a CDS encoding copper resistance D family protein translates to MLTTLPPDILAFFAVILRGLQLTAQSIILGGVLFTLGFTRPMAMKLGSRAASLERTGLDWTAKAGLALAVVAGLAIFATLAQLVAGLEIHPMEALGADFVQWTMIMAIAALALAATAHMGANPAQVPCMALLAVVILGASVMSSHAFARVEERDYYILADALHQAGASFWIGGIPFMLLALARVSESKDRLMVGMRFSHLFTGAVGLLLLGAAMLAWGYIATPGALIGTAYGIMTGAKITLLLVLLLLAALNRKSTRSEAEDKGQFRLRRFAEVEIGIGITVLMIAASMASQPPAADQTRHQATIMEIVERMAPTRPPRLVSPDSATLTQVGMERSGATEVADKMWSEFNHNWAGIFVLVMGLGAMANRMGVKSARHWPLLFLVIGGAIIIRSDPESWPIGPNGFFESLADPEVFQHRVVGLLLFPFGLFEWAVRTGRLKSERAALIFPILCAVGAGLLLVHNHTLTDVKERFLIEFSHIPMGLFGVMSGWLRWLEIRGNGRARQIAGLLWPVCFSMVGLLLIFYRELP, encoded by the coding sequence ATGCTGACCACTCTGCCTCCCGACATCCTTGCCTTCTTCGCGGTCATCCTGCGCGGTCTTCAACTGACCGCCCAGTCGATCATCCTGGGCGGCGTGCTCTTCACCCTGGGCTTCACCCGGCCCATGGCCATGAAACTGGGCAGCCGCGCCGCTAGCCTCGAGCGCACCGGCCTCGATTGGACCGCCAAGGCGGGCCTTGCCCTGGCCGTGGTGGCGGGCCTGGCCATTTTCGCCACCCTGGCCCAACTGGTGGCGGGGCTGGAAATTCATCCCATGGAGGCCCTGGGCGCCGACTTCGTGCAGTGGACCATGATCATGGCCATAGCCGCTCTGGCCCTGGCGGCGACGGCGCATATGGGCGCCAATCCCGCCCAGGTGCCGTGCATGGCCTTGCTGGCGGTGGTGATCCTGGGCGCGTCGGTGATGTCCAGCCACGCCTTCGCCCGCGTGGAGGAGCGCGATTACTATATCCTGGCCGATGCCCTGCATCAGGCCGGGGCCTCGTTCTGGATCGGCGGCATTCCCTTCATGCTGCTGGCTCTCGCCCGTGTGAGCGAGTCCAAGGACCGCCTGATGGTGGGAATGCGCTTCTCGCATCTGTTCACCGGAGCCGTGGGCCTGTTGCTTTTGGGCGCCGCCATGCTGGCCTGGGGCTATATCGCCACGCCGGGCGCCCTGATCGGCACCGCCTACGGCATCATGACCGGGGCCAAGATCACCTTGCTTCTGGTCCTGCTGCTGTTGGCCGCCCTGAACCGCAAGTCCACCCGTTCCGAGGCCGAGGACAAGGGGCAGTTCCGCCTGCGCCGCTTTGCCGAGGTGGAAATCGGCATCGGCATCACCGTGCTGATGATCGCCGCTTCCATGGCCTCGCAGCCGCCCGCCGCCGACCAGACCCGGCATCAGGCGACCATCATGGAGATCGTCGAGCGCATGGCGCCCACCCGGCCGCCGCGCCTGGTCAGCCCGGATTCGGCCACCCTCACCCAGGTGGGCATGGAACGGTCGGGCGCCACGGAAGTGGCCGACAAGATGTGGTCCGAGTTCAACCACAACTGGGCAGGCATCTTCGTTCTGGTCATGGGCCTGGGCGCCATGGCCAACCGCATGGGCGTGAAGTCGGCCCGGCATTGGCCCTTGCTGTTTCTGGTGATCGGCGGCGCCATCATCATCCGCTCGGACCCGGAAAGCTGGCCCATCGGCCCCAATGGCTTCTTCGAGTCCCTGGCCGACCCGGAGGTGTTCCAGCACCGGGTGGTGGGGTTGCTGCTCTTTCCCTTCGGCCTGTTCGAATGGGCGGTGCGCACCGGACGCCTGAAAAGCGAGCGCGCCGCGCTGATCTTCCCCATCCTATGCGCTGTGGGGGCGGGTCTGCTGTTGGTCCACAACCACACGCTCACCGACGTCAAGGAGCGCTTCCTGATCGAGTTCAGCCATATCCCCATGGGCCTGTTCGGGGTCATGTCGGGCTGGCTGCGCTGGCTGGAGATCAGGGGCAATGGCCGCGCCCGGCAGATTGCCGGCCTGTTGTGGCCGGTCTGCTTCTCCATGGTCGGATTGCTGCTGATATTCTATCGCGAACTGCCGTAA
- a CDS encoding TAXI family TRAP transporter solute-binding subunit, which produces MRNRTKILLLALLTLALTGLVVGMAGYWYYKPATVTIAVGPESSPEHRFARKLAELLANNRASIRLRLLTTEAASLNLSRFAQHEADLVILRTDERRIPSSARALAVLEEEVVLLITPPKSKFKSLADMERRRTVVVGRDGRNEAFVRRLLEQYKHDPKLIDIRTVPPGVPLAQLLGPGGSADLAVVVEPLSRLSGAEDFQDLALTLKGFTVHTIADSKALERKLPGLYAETIEAGLLVGSPRIPEEELETVALQRILVARAKMPETQVVDLMSALFENGRQLAIEQNFATRIEPPSTEKGALIAIHPGADQYVASEVKTFFDRYSDLLYVGLSAAGILGSGAAALYGTVFRRAPIHAGRRAKTLMELRDRARTARGKEDLDAVETELDAVLDEVLIGLADGTISSRGLDAFRLAYDGAREALNLARGWNYPTT; this is translated from the coding sequence ATGCGCAACCGCACCAAGATTCTGCTTCTCGCCCTGCTGACCCTGGCCCTGACCGGTCTGGTGGTGGGAATGGCGGGTTATTGGTACTACAAGCCCGCCACCGTCACCATCGCCGTGGGGCCGGAAAGCTCGCCCGAACACCGCTTCGCCCGCAAGCTGGCGGAGCTTCTGGCCAATAACCGCGCCTCCATCCGTCTGCGACTGCTGACCACCGAGGCGGCGTCGCTGAATCTGTCGCGCTTCGCCCAGCATGAGGCCGATCTGGTGATCTTGCGCACCGACGAGCGCCGCATTCCATCCAGCGCCAGGGCCCTGGCCGTTCTGGAAGAAGAAGTGGTGCTGCTGATCACCCCTCCCAAGAGCAAGTTCAAATCCCTGGCCGATATGGAGCGCCGACGCACCGTGGTGGTGGGGCGAGACGGCCGCAACGAGGCCTTCGTCCGCCGCCTGTTGGAGCAGTACAAGCACGATCCCAAGCTCATCGACATCCGCACCGTGCCGCCCGGCGTGCCCCTGGCCCAGCTGCTTGGCCCTGGCGGCAGCGCGGATCTGGCGGTGGTTGTCGAGCCGCTGTCGCGCCTGTCCGGCGCCGAAGATTTCCAGGATCTGGCCCTGACCCTGAAGGGCTTCACCGTCCACACCATCGCCGATTCCAAGGCGCTGGAGCGCAAGCTGCCGGGCCTTTACGCCGAGACCATCGAAGCGGGACTGCTGGTGGGTTCGCCACGCATTCCCGAGGAGGAACTGGAGACCGTGGCGTTGCAGCGCATCCTGGTCGCCCGCGCCAAGATGCCAGAAACCCAGGTGGTGGATCTGATGAGCGCCCTGTTCGAGAACGGCCGGCAACTGGCCATCGAACAGAATTTCGCCACCCGCATCGAACCGCCCTCCACCGAAAAGGGGGCCCTGATCGCCATCCATCCCGGCGCCGACCAGTATGTGGCCAGCGAGGTGAAGACCTTCTTCGACCGCTATTCCGATCTGCTTTATGTGGGCCTGTCGGCTGCCGGTATTCTGGGCTCGGGCGCGGCGGCCCTTTACGGCACGGTGTTTCGCCGTGCCCCCATCCATGCCGGACGCCGCGCAAAGACCCTGATGGAGTTGCGCGACCGGGCCCGCACCGCCCGCGGCAAGGAGGATCTGGACGCGGTGGAGACGGAGTTGGACGCGGTTCTCGACGAGGTGCTGATCGGCCTGGCCGACGGCACCATCTCGTCACGCGGCCTGGACGCCTTCCGGCTGGCCTATGACGGGGCGCGCGAGGCGCTCAACCTGGCGCGAGGGTGGAATTACCCCACCACATAG
- a CDS encoding bacteriohemerythrin translates to MAYLQWTENLSVGIARMDEHHKKLVDLINQVFDAMSGDASAAVDSVLADLLDYTRYHFAEEEKLLAACAFPDLEEHQAVHRSMVKEVMEMRSRHLADPASVTASETLDFLSKWLMRHIIGKDLRYRPFAENHSAI, encoded by the coding sequence ATGGCCTATCTGCAGTGGACGGAAAACTTGAGCGTCGGAATCGCGCGCATGGACGAGCATCACAAGAAGCTGGTCGATCTGATCAATCAGGTCTTTGACGCCATGAGCGGCGATGCCTCCGCCGCAGTGGACAGCGTTCTGGCCGATCTGCTGGATTACACCCGCTATCACTTCGCCGAGGAAGAAAAGCTGCTGGCCGCCTGCGCCTTTCCCGACCTGGAGGAGCACCAGGCGGTGCACCGCTCCATGGTCAAGGAAGTGATGGAGATGCGCAGCCGCCACCTTGCCGATCCCGCCTCGGTGACCGCCTCGGAAACCCTGGACTTCCTGTCCAAATGGCTGATGCGCCACATCATCGGCAAGGATCTGCGCTACCGGCCCTTCGCCGAGAACCACTCCGCCATCTGA
- a CDS encoding LysR family transcriptional regulator, whose protein sequence is MNPRFDTIIAFVRVAETGSFSEAARRLNLSKSMISRQVSALEADLGVRLLHRTTRSLSPTEAGRAYLERCQRILADLDEANLLVSHLQAVPRGRLRVSAPLSFGIGHLAESLPGFLARYPEIELEMGFTDRHVDLVEEGWDLAVRIGRLADSSLIVRRLAPIRRLAAASPDYVARRGTPVHPSELSGHDCLTHGGRVHSEWRFTGEDGKPIQVEVKGRFDSDNGDVLRDMAMAGLGIVLLPSFFLGDGIRAGRLVPLLEKYVPLDSSLNVVYPHGRHLSPKVRAFVDHLAATFGPEPYWDRGLTEQAVR, encoded by the coding sequence ATGAATCCGCGTTTCGATACGATCATCGCCTTCGTCCGGGTGGCGGAGACCGGCAGCTTCTCCGAAGCGGCGCGGCGTTTGAACCTGTCGAAATCCATGATCAGCCGTCAGGTCTCGGCGCTGGAGGCCGATCTGGGGGTCCGCCTTTTGCACCGGACCACGCGGTCGCTGTCGCCCACCGAGGCCGGGCGCGCCTATCTCGAGCGCTGCCAGCGCATCCTGGCCGATCTGGACGAGGCCAATCTTCTGGTCAGCCACCTGCAGGCGGTGCCGCGCGGGCGGCTGCGGGTCAGCGCGCCGCTGTCCTTCGGCATCGGCCATCTGGCGGAAAGCCTGCCCGGCTTTCTGGCGCGCTATCCCGAGATCGAACTGGAGATGGGCTTCACCGACCGGCATGTGGATCTGGTGGAAGAGGGATGGGATCTGGCGGTGCGCATCGGGCGGCTGGCGGATTCCTCCCTGATCGTTCGCCGCCTGGCGCCCATCCGGCGGCTGGCGGCGGCGTCGCCCGACTATGTGGCGCGGCGCGGCACCCCCGTTCATCCCAGCGAGTTGTCAGGTCATGACTGCCTGACCCATGGTGGCCGGGTTCATTCGGAATGGCGCTTCACCGGTGAGGACGGCAAGCCGATTCAGGTGGAGGTGAAGGGGCGCTTCGATTCCGATAACGGCGATGTGCTGCGCGATATGGCCATGGCCGGGTTGGGCATCGTGCTGCTGCCCAGTTTTTTTCTCGGAGACGGCATCCGGGCCGGTCGTCTGGTGCCCTTGCTGGAGAAATACGTTCCGCTGGATTCCTCCCTCAACGTGGTTTACCCCCACGGACGCCACCTGTCGCCCAAGGTCCGCGCCTTCGTGGACCATCTGGCGGCCACGTTCGGTCCGGAACCCTATTGGGACCGGGGACTGACCGAGCAGGCCGTCCGGTGA
- a CDS encoding dihydrofolate reductase family protein gives MAAGFRAYISASLDGYIADADGSIAWMKPFDSVDYGFDGFMEHIGTVVMGRTTYEHLRAMGRWPHGDKRCIVVTSRSMETAPDNVEPWLGDLAQLVADLKTSTAGDVWVAGGAKALRAFLDLGAIDHFDLFVMPVLLGRGRKLFEPTDRCGRMTLLGAKTYINGVVRLSYVVG, from the coding sequence ATGGCTGCGGGATTTCGCGCCTATATTTCGGCCAGCCTGGACGGTTATATCGCTGATGCGGATGGCTCCATCGCCTGGATGAAGCCCTTCGATTCGGTCGATTACGGCTTTGACGGTTTCATGGAACATATCGGCACGGTGGTGATGGGGCGCACCACCTACGAGCATCTGCGCGCCATGGGTCGTTGGCCCCATGGCGACAAGCGCTGCATCGTGGTGACCTCGCGTTCCATGGAGACGGCTCCCGACAATGTGGAGCCCTGGTTGGGCGATCTGGCCCAATTGGTGGCCGATTTGAAGACCTCGACCGCCGGGGATGTCTGGGTGGCGGGCGGCGCCAAGGCTCTGCGCGCCTTCCTCGATCTCGGCGCCATCGACCATTTCGACCTGTTCGTCATGCCGGTTCTGCTGGGCCGGGGGCGCAAGCTGTTCGAGCCCACCGACCGTTGCGGCCGCATGACCTTGCTGGGCGCCAAGACCTATATCAACGGCGTGGTCCGCCTCAGCTATGTGGTGGGGTAA
- a CDS encoding copper resistance CopC family protein: MIKSVLLPLMVAFGLLAASEARAHAVLLESTPPAEAEVVGDKVEFHLKYNSRIDARRSRLSLKGPGGDRTIAPRQGGNEAELVARVEGLAPGRYTLFWDVLSVDGHVSRGQVPFLAIAP; encoded by the coding sequence ATGATCAAGTCCGTGCTGTTGCCGCTGATGGTGGCCTTTGGGCTGCTTGCCGCCTCCGAGGCGCGCGCCCATGCCGTGTTGCTGGAATCCACCCCGCCCGCCGAGGCCGAGGTGGTGGGCGACAAGGTGGAGTTCCACCTGAAATACAACAGCCGCATCGATGCCCGGCGGTCCCGCCTGTCCCTCAAGGGACCCGGTGGGGACAGGACCATCGCCCCGCGGCAAGGCGGTAACGAGGCCGAACTGGTCGCCCGCGTCGAGGGTCTGGCCCCTGGCCGTTATACCTTGTTCTGGGACGTGCTGTCAGTGGACGGCCATGTCAGCCGGGGCCAGGTTCCCTTTCTCGCCATCGCGCCGTAA
- a CDS encoding glycosyltransferase family 2 protein, whose protein sequence is MTAVSSQLSLPTLSVVIPCYNEGDNIALLFGRLLPVLNGLDVSFEVICINDGSKDDTLGRLLDVQKGEPCLRVIDLSRNFGKEKALSAGLFHSRGQAVVPMDADLQHPPEAIADMIAKWREGFEVVFARRDARTGQTLSEKLFARAFYWVFDHLSDVHLPREVGDFRLMDRKVVDTINQMPERSRFMKGIFAWVGYRHAEIVYRQGERAAGTTKFNSWKLLRFAFDGLTSFSNFPLRVWSWVGATVSSLAFLYIVFRLIRTMIWGIDVPGYESTLMSVLFLGGIQLLTLGIIGDYLGRVFDEVKGRPLFIIRQLYEPDGKG, encoded by the coding sequence ATGACCGCGGTTTCCAGCCAGCTTAGCCTTCCCACCCTGTCGGTGGTCATTCCCTGTTACAACGAAGGGGACAATATCGCCCTGCTGTTCGGCCGGCTTCTGCCCGTGCTGAACGGGCTGGACGTGTCCTTCGAGGTGATCTGCATCAATGACGGGTCCAAGGACGACACGCTTGGCCGCCTGCTGGATGTGCAAAAAGGCGAGCCGTGCCTTCGGGTCATCGACCTGTCACGCAATTTCGGCAAGGAAAAGGCGCTGTCGGCCGGGCTGTTCCACAGCCGGGGCCAAGCGGTGGTACCCATGGATGCCGATCTGCAGCACCCGCCCGAGGCCATCGCCGACATGATCGCCAAGTGGCGCGAAGGTTTCGAGGTGGTCTTCGCCCGGCGCGACGCCCGTACGGGGCAGACCCTGTCGGAAAAGCTGTTCGCCAGGGCCTTTTACTGGGTGTTCGACCATCTGTCCGACGTGCATTTGCCGCGCGAAGTGGGCGATTTCCGTCTGATGGACCGCAAGGTGGTCGATACCATCAACCAGATGCCCGAACGTTCGCGCTTCATGAAGGGCATCTTCGCCTGGGTGGGTTACCGCCATGCCGAGATCGTCTATCGCCAGGGCGAGCGGGCGGCGGGGACCACCAAGTTCAATTCCTGGAAACTCCTGCGCTTCGCCTTCGACGGCCTGACCTCGTTTTCCAACTTTCCCCTGCGGGTCTGGAGCTGGGTCGGGGCTACGGTTTCGTCGCTGGCCTTCCTTTACATCGTCTTCCGTCTGATCCGCACCATGATCTGGGGCATCGACGTGCCCGGCTACGAATCGACCCTGATGTCGGTCCTGTTTCTGGGCGGCATCCAATTGCTGACGCTGGGCATCATCGGCGACTATCTCGGCCGGGTCTTCGACGAGGTCAAGGGCCGCCCGCTGTTCATCATCCGCCAGCTTTACGAGCCGGACGGGAAGGGCTGA
- a CDS encoding UbiD family decarboxylase has product MPYESLRDFIARLEKAGRLKRVSAPVSPHLEMTEIQTRLLAENGPAVLFENVVRPDGSKYSMPVLVNLFGTVERVAWGMDREPSQLREVGETLAFLKQPEPPGGWREALDMLPLARTVMAMRPKTVSSAPCQQVVLKGDDIDLSQLPIQGCWPGEPAPLITWPLVVTQGPNPEGDKRDNFNLGIYRMQVTGRNTTLMRWLKHRGGAQHFQRWGKEKREPMPAAVVIGADPGTIIAAVTPVPETLSEYQFAGLLRGKKLELVDCKTVPLKVPAEAEIVLEGHVMLDEHGPEGPYGDHTGYYNSVEEFPVFRISAITMRRDPIYLSTFTGRPPDEPSVLGEALNEVFIPLLAQQFPEIVDFWLPPEGCSYRIAVVSIKKAYPGHAKRVMFGIWSFLKQFMYTKFVIVVDDDIDARNWKDVMWAISTRMDPARDITVVEGTPIDYLDFASPESGLGGKLGLDATNKWPPETHREWGEKIKMSEEVVDSVTKRWAEYGLPGSGKPIWR; this is encoded by the coding sequence ATGCCCTATGAATCCCTGCGCGACTTCATCGCCCGCCTGGAAAAGGCGGGGCGGCTGAAACGGGTCAGCGCGCCGGTCTCGCCCCATCTCGAGATGACCGAGATCCAGACCCGCCTTCTGGCCGAGAATGGACCGGCGGTTCTGTTCGAGAATGTGGTGCGCCCCGACGGCTCGAAATATTCCATGCCGGTCCTGGTCAACCTGTTCGGCACGGTGGAACGCGTCGCCTGGGGCATGGACCGCGAACCCTCCCAGTTGCGCGAGGTGGGCGAGACCCTGGCCTTCCTGAAACAGCCCGAGCCGCCCGGCGGTTGGCGCGAAGCGCTGGACATGCTGCCGCTGGCACGGACCGTGATGGCCATGCGGCCCAAGACGGTGAGCAGTGCGCCTTGCCAGCAGGTGGTGCTGAAGGGCGATGACATCGACCTGTCCCAGCTTCCCATCCAAGGCTGCTGGCCGGGCGAGCCCGCGCCGCTGATCACCTGGCCGCTGGTGGTGACCCAAGGACCCAATCCCGAGGGCGACAAGCGCGACAATTTCAACCTGGGCATCTACCGCATGCAGGTGACGGGGCGGAACACCACCTTGATGCGCTGGCTGAAGCATCGAGGCGGCGCCCAGCACTTCCAGCGCTGGGGCAAGGAAAAGCGCGAACCCATGCCAGCGGCCGTGGTCATCGGTGCCGATCCCGGCACCATCATCGCCGCCGTGACCCCGGTGCCCGAGACCTTGAGCGAATACCAGTTCGCCGGTCTGCTGCGCGGCAAGAAGCTGGAATTGGTCGATTGCAAGACGGTGCCGCTCAAGGTCCCCGCCGAGGCCGAGATCGTCCTGGAAGGCCATGTCATGCTGGACGAGCACGGCCCCGAAGGCCCCTATGGCGATCACACCGGCTATTACAATTCGGTGGAGGAGTTTCCGGTCTTTCGCATCTCGGCCATCACCATGCGCCGTGACCCCATCTATCTGTCCACCTTCACAGGCCGCCCACCGGACGAGCCCAGCGTGCTGGGCGAGGCCCTGAACGAGGTGTTCATCCCGCTTTTAGCGCAGCAATTCCCCGAAATCGTCGATTTCTGGCTGCCGCCCGAGGGGTGTTCGTACCGAATTGCGGTGGTATCCATCAAGAAAGCCTATCCGGGCCATGCCAAGCGGGTGATGTTCGGCATCTGGAGCTTCTTGAAGCAGTTCATGTACACCAAATTCGTCATCGTGGTCGATGATGACATCGATGCCCGTAACTGGAAGGACGTGATGTGGGCCATCTCGACCCGCATGGACCCGGCCCGCGACATCACCGTGGTGGAGGGCACCCCCATCGACTATCTCGACTTCGCCAGCCCGGAAAGCGGCCTGGGCGGCAAGCTGGGTCTGGACGCCACCAACAAATGGCCGCCGGAAACCCACCGCGAATGGGGCGAGAAGATCAAGATGAGCGAGGAGGTGGTGGACTCGGTCACCAAACGCTGGGCCGAATACGGCCTGCCAGGATCGGGCAAGCCCATCTGGCGGTGA
- a CDS encoding DODA-type extradiol aromatic ring-opening family dioxygenase, translating into MDFTTLFLSHGSPMMVLEDTPTRRFLMDLGRTMPRPRAVICVSAHWQTADPVLGFAAWPDKINDIYGFPPELYQLDYAPPGAPDVAAWAADRLGATCRRDPGAGIDHSIWSVMSLIWPEADVPVVPLSVQPQAGAAHHYFLGRRLAPLVADGILVIGSGAATHNLGDYFRRKVAEAVEPEVAEFTSWLAETAERGDVAALLDYRARAPHAEHNHPTEEHLLPLFTALGAAAHGEARRLHHDVDSGILAMDAYGFR; encoded by the coding sequence ATGGACTTCACCACTCTGTTCCTGTCCCACGGCTCACCCATGATGGTGCTGGAGGATACGCCGACCCGGCGGTTCCTGATGGATTTGGGGCGGACCATGCCCCGTCCGCGCGCCGTGATCTGCGTATCGGCCCACTGGCAGACGGCCGATCCGGTGCTGGGCTTCGCCGCCTGGCCTGACAAGATCAACGACATCTACGGTTTCCCGCCCGAGCTTTACCAGTTGGATTATGCGCCGCCCGGCGCACCCGATGTGGCGGCCTGGGCAGCCGACCGCCTGGGCGCCACCTGCCGCCGCGATCCCGGCGCGGGCATCGACCATTCCATCTGGTCGGTGATGAGCCTGATATGGCCCGAGGCCGATGTGCCGGTGGTGCCCCTGTCGGTGCAGCCCCAGGCTGGCGCGGCGCATCACTATTTTCTGGGGCGCAGGCTGGCCCCGCTGGTGGCGGACGGAATCCTGGTGATCGGTTCGGGTGCCGCCACCCATAACCTGGGGGATTATTTCCGCCGCAAAGTGGCCGAGGCCGTCGAACCCGAAGTGGCGGAGTTCACCTCCTGGCTGGCCGAAACGGCGGAGCGGGGCGATGTGGCGGCACTTTTGGACTACCGCGCCCGCGCGCCCCATGCGGAACACAACCACCCGACCGAGGAGCATCTCCTGCCCCTCTTCACCGCGCTCGGCGCCGCCGCCCACGGCGAGGCCCGGCGGCTGCACCACGACGTGGATTCCGGCATCCTGGCCATGGATGCCTATGGGTTCCGGTAA
- a CDS encoding HD family phosphohydrolase, producing the protein MASVQKKEERYRTLIELGIALSAERNHNRLMEKILQGAKGMCNADGGTLYLMTEAKDGLRFEIMLNDTLNIAMGGTTGKPIPFPPLRLHDDQGHPNHKNVSSSCALTAQTVNIVDAYDVDKYDFSGTKAFDTKTGYRSKSFLTVPLKNYEGEVIGVIQLINARDGRNRIVSFGPDITPLIEALASQAAVALDNQRLIEAQKNLFKSFIQVIAGSIDAKSPYTGGHCHRVPAVTFMLAQAACEQTEGPFADFSLTEDEWYELEVAGGLHDCGKVTTPEYIVDKATKLETIYNRIHEVRMRFEVAKRDAVITYLEGLVAGEEKAEVLKARMDEELAQLDSDFAFVAESNVGGEFMAPDKVERLKAIAGRTWVRTLDDTLGLSLDETRRRSGDEPKPPVVEKLLADKDWHVIPHEINVDTARYDAEGFKMKPLEHRYNLGELYNLAIGRGTLTAEDRFKINDHIVQTIFMLKALPFPKNLSRVAEWAGGHHEKMDGTGYPKGLKRDEMSLPARMMAVADIFEALTAADRPYKKPKTLSESLKIMSFMVKDQHIDRDLWELFLTSGVWKDYAEKYLRPDQVDAVDISVYLPKAAQ; encoded by the coding sequence ATGGCTTCGGTTCAGAAGAAAGAAGAACGCTACCGGACGCTGATCGAGCTTGGAATCGCGCTCTCGGCCGAGCGAAATCACAACCGGCTGATGGAGAAGATTCTTCAGGGCGCCAAGGGCATGTGCAACGCCGATGGCGGCACGCTCTACCTGATGACCGAGGCCAAGGACGGCCTGCGCTTCGAGATCATGCTGAACGATACCCTGAACATCGCCATGGGCGGCACCACGGGCAAGCCCATACCGTTTCCGCCGTTGCGCCTGCACGACGACCAGGGCCATCCCAATCACAAGAACGTGTCCAGTTCCTGCGCCCTGACCGCCCAGACGGTCAATATCGTCGACGCCTATGACGTGGACAAATACGACTTCAGCGGCACCAAGGCCTTCGACACCAAGACCGGCTACCGTTCCAAGTCCTTCCTCACCGTGCCGTTGAAGAATTACGAGGGCGAGGTGATCGGCGTCATTCAGCTGATCAACGCCCGTGACGGCCGCAACCGCATTGTTTCCTTTGGTCCCGACATCACGCCGCTGATCGAGGCCCTGGCCTCCCAGGCGGCGGTGGCCCTGGACAATCAGCGCCTGATCGAAGCCCAGAAGAACCTGTTCAAGAGCTTCATTCAGGTGATCGCGGGCTCCATCGACGCCAAGAGCCCCTATACCGGCGGCCACTGTCATCGGGTCCCCGCCGTCACCTTCATGCTGGCCCAGGCGGCCTGCGAGCAGACCGAGGGTCCCTTCGCCGATTTCAGCCTGACCGAGGATGAGTGGTACGAACTGGAAGTGGCGGGCGGCCTGCACGATTGCGGCAAGGTCACCACGCCGGAATACATCGTCGATAAGGCCACCAAGCTGGAGACCATCTATAACCGTATCCACGAAGTGCGCATGCGGTTCGAGGTGGCCAAGCGCGACGCCGTGATCACCTATCTGGAAGGCCTCGTCGCAGGCGAGGAAAAGGCCGAAGTCCTCAAGGCCCGCATGGACGAGGAACTCGCCCAGTTGGATTCCGATTTCGCCTTCGTGGCCGAGAGCAATGTGGGCGGCGAATTCATGGCGCCCGACAAGGTCGAACGGCTGAAAGCCATCGCCGGTCGCACCTGGGTCCGCACCCTGGACGACACGCTGGGCCTGTCCCTGGACGAGACCCGCCGCCGCTCGGGCGACGAGCCCAAGCCGCCGGTGGTGGAAAAGTTGCTGGCCGACAAGGACTGGCATGTGATCCCCCACGAGATCAACGTGGACACCGCGCGCTATGATGCCGAGGGCTTCAAGATGAAGCCCCTGGAACACCGCTACAATCTGGGCGAGCTTTATAATCTGGCCATCGGACGCGGCACGCTGACCGCCGAGGACCGGTTCAAGATCAACGACCACATCGTCCAGACCATCTTCATGCTGAAGGCCCTGCCCTTCCCCAAGAATTTGTCGCGCGTCGCCGAATGGGCTGGCGGCCATCACGAGAAGATGGATGGGACCGGCTATCCCAAGGGCTTGAAGCGCGACGAAATGTCTCTGCCCGCCCGCATGATGGCGGTGGCCGATATCTTCGAGGCCCTGACCGCCGCCGACCGCCCTTACAAAAAGCCCAAGACCCTGTCGGAATCCCTCAAGATCATGTCCTTCATGGTCAAGGACCAGCATATCGACCGGGATTTGTGGGAACTGTTCCTGACCTCGGGCGTCTGGAAGGACTATGCCGAGAAGTATCTGCGCCCCGATCAGGTCGATGCGGTGGACATCTCGGTCTATCTGCCCAAGGCGGCGCAGTAG